Genomic window (Arcobacter sp. F155):
AAAGTATTTTTTCGTGCCTTAATATTTTTAATAACATTTAACATCTCATCTTTTGAGTTAAGAGCTACTAATGCTTGGATATGAATATCCTTGTCAAGTACCATTGCTAACTTAGATTCAGATGTAGGGTCAAACTTATAAAATGTAAAATTTGAAGGTTTTTGTTCTGGAACAATTGCATCGTTCATATAAACTACGTCATAGTTGTTTTCTGTTGTATTAGACTCAACAATCCTACGCATTAATTTTTTTGCAACAATACCATCAAGAATAACTAATATCTTTTTCATAGTAAGATTATATCTTTTTATCTCTAATCATTTACTTTTGTTTAGATATAATCATGTTTTTAATAACAAAAGGAATATTTTTTATGGAATTTAAAATTGATGCAACTTCACACCATAAAGCAAGAGCGTGTACGATTAAAACTGCACACAGTGAGATTAAAACTCCTGTTTTTATGCCTGTGGGGACTCAAGCAACAGTAAAAGCACTTGATGCAAATGATTTATTATCAATGGGTGCTAAAATTATATTAGGAAACACATACCATTTATATTTAAGACCAGGAAGTAAACTTGTTAAAAAGTTTGGTGGACTTCACGGCTTTTCAAAGTTTCCAAACTCTTTTTTAACAGATTCAGGAGGCTTCCAAGCTTTCTCTTTAAGTGATAACTCAAAACCTGATGAAAATGGAATTACTTTCAAATCACATATTGATGGAAGTAAACACTACTTCACACCTCAAAGTGTACTTGATACACAGTATGATTTAGGTAGTGATATTATGATGATTTTAGATGATTTAGTAGCTTTACCAAATACAAAAGAGAGAATTCAAAAATCAATTGAGAGAACAACTAAATGGGCAGGTGAAGCAATCACTTACCATAAAGAACAACAAGCAAAAGGTATTGGAGTAAATCAAAATATCTTTGCAATTATCCAAGGTGGTACGGATAAAGAGTTTAGAAAAATGAGTGCAGAACAACTTTGTGCTATGACTGATTTTGATGGTTTTGCTATTGGTGGATTATCTGTTGGAGAACCAAATCAAGATATGTATGATACAGTTGAATGGACAACAGACTTTATGCCACTTGATAAACCAAGATATCTAATGGGAGTTGGAACACCTGAGGATTTAATTGAAAATATTGAACGTGGTGTTGATATGTTTGACTGTGTTATGCCAACAAGAAATGCAAGAAATGGAACACTATTTGCAAGTACTGGTAGAGTAAATATCAAAAAAGCAATGTATAAAGAAGACCCAAGCCCTATTGATGAAGAGTGTGATTGCTATACTTGTCAAAACTTTACAAAAGCATATTTAAATCACCTATTCCGTGCAAATGAAATTACATATTTTAGACTTGCTTCAATGCACAATATTAGATACTATTTAAATCTAATGACACAAGCGAGAGAGGCTATTTTAGCTGATAACTGGGTAGAATTTAAAAAAGAGTTCTATGCAAAAAGAGGAAAATAATTCCTCTTTTACATCATAAAGTTTTTAATTACTAAATAAGAAAAAAACAATACTAAAACAATCAATACAACTAAAGTTTTATCAATTGCTGCTTTCTTGAACTGTTTCTCCTTCTTTATTTTCTTCACTATTAATTCCTTTTTCTTTTTCAATATCTTTCATATCTTTTTCAAGTTTATCATCAACATACTTAGTAAATGTTGTTTTCTTTTCAAATTCACTTCTTTGGTCATTTGATTTTGGATCAACAATCTCTGGTGTAATAAAGAAAACTAACTCACTTTTACCCTCTTTAAAAGATTTACTTGTGAATAAGAAACCTAAAATCGGAATATCTCCAAGTAAAGGTATTTTTTCAATATCATCTGCATTACTTCTATTAATTAGTCCACCTAAAACAATAGTTGATTTATTTTCAACTACTACATTTGTAGTTATAGATTTTTCAGTAATATTTGGAATTCCATCAACTGTATTTGCAAAATCTGCATTACTAGATTTTGTTATGATATTTAAGTTAATAAATTGGTCATCTACAATATTTTGAGCATTTATATCAAGTTGTAAACCATATCTTATCTCTTTTAGTGCAGTTGTTGGAAGTCCCTCTGCTGTTGTTGTTTGAGTTTTGATATTTAAAGTACCACCAGCTAAAAATGAAGCCTCTTTATTTTCTAAAGTCAATAGTGTAGTTTCATCTAAAACTTGTGCAACACCTTTTGTTGATAAGTAATTTAATGTAAGTCCTACATTAAAGTATTTTCCTAAATAATTAGCTGCTCCTGTTAATCCACCTGTTAAAGAAACTGCTTCTTTCATAAGATTATCAATAGCATCATTTACTAAAACATTTCTTTGATTATTTGCAAGGCTTCTATCCTTTGAGCTAATTGAAGACCAGCTATCTGGAACAATAACTGTATTTCCATCTCCATCAACTACTTCTTTATATGAATTAGCTTTATATCCTGCTCCAAATGCATCTAAAGGTTCATTATAATATTTTCCATCATCAGTAGTAACTTGCATATAGTTTTTACTTGAAACAAACCAGTTATTTTTTAAATCTAAACCCTTGTCATTATTAATTTCAACGGCATAAAGTTTTACACGTATCATCTTATCTGGATTTTCGAGTTCAACTAAATCAACTAAATCCTCTTTTAGACTAATTCCTGCTTTTTTAAACAAATCAAGAATCTTATCTTTTGTTTTTTGATTTTGTGTTTTACCCTGTAAAATTATCTTTCCATTTGTTTGTTTGATTATGATATTAGGACTTATTTGTTTTGCAACCTCAATAATACTCTTTAAATTTTCCGTGATATTAATATCTATATGTAAAGAACTAGCATCATCAAAAGTAACTAGAATATTTCCATTTCCTAGTTTTTTTGTAAATACTTTTATTACTTGAAGGGGTTTATTATAGTCATTTACAAAGTCAACTTCTAAAAACTCTTGGTTACTTACTTTTATACTTTGAATTCTTTTTTCAAACTCAAAGACTTTAAAGGAACCTTTTGAAATAGAGAGGTTTTTATCAAACAACTCCTTTTGGGTCAACTCATTTGCAAAAAGAATTGAACTTACTAAAATTACAGATAAAACATATTTAAATAAACTTGACATAATAAACTCCTAATTAAAAGATAGTGTTATTGAACACTCTTTTTCTACTTCACTTGCTTCATTAAAAACAACTGTTCTTGAATGAACATTATCATTTGCAACAGGTAAAAAACTATTGTTTAATGTTGCATAGATATTTACAATAACTTGGTAGTTTGTTGAAGCTAAGTCTTCAACACAATTTAAATCTGCTTCAGAAATAGTTGCGATATAGTCATCTTTTATATTGTTTAAACCTTCAACAACTTCTGCATCAGTTTTTCCTAGAGCTACCATTCTTGCTGTATAATCAGCTAAGGCATCACTATTATCTTTTACTTTCATGGCATTTGAATAATCTATAACAAAAAATAAAAAACCTACAAATATTATGAATAGTACTATCCATAATAGTATTTGATCTACTACTGCTGGTTTTTTGTTTTGTTCAAAATTTTTCATTTAAGACCAACTTTTTCTTTTACAAATTTTGCATTTACTTTTTTAACTACATTTTTGTGAACGTAGTTATTATCACAGATTAAATACCAGTCTCCCTCTAAACTTTTATAAGGAATGATTGTATTTCTATCTAGAACTCTTTTTATTGTTGATTTTGTTGTAGGTTTTTCTCTTACGTTAAATCTTTTTGATTTTCCCATAACAAAATTGTCTTTTATGCTACTACACTGTTTAGAGTAATCAATTGCAATGTTTACACTTTTTGATTTAGACTTGTCACCCTCTTTATCATTTGCATACTGAATAACAGCACTTTTTTTGATAGCTTTATTTACAGGAGTAAATAGTTTATAAGGATATGTTCTTTTTACTGCTTGTTTTGCTGTTACTTTGTTAGCTTTTGTTTTTGTTGGAAATGCTTTTATTTCAGGAGCGAACTTTGTTCTTACCATCCAAAGTTGATTTCCTTTGTTATAGTCTTTGATTAGTTTTAGAAGAACATTTAAATCAACATCTAAAATCATCTCATCTGACTTAACATCAATTATCTCTTCTATCTCTTTTTTCTTAACTATCTTTTTGATTTTTTGTTTTGTAATTGTTTCAGTCTCTCTAAAACCATTTCTTAGGAAACCTAATACTTTTATTCCCTTGGCAACATACTGAACACTATAGTCTGCATATTTACCTTTTTTATCAATTTTCCCTTTTGGAATAACCGACATAATATTGATATAATCACCTTGATTAAGTGAGTAGTTAGGGTTTTCAAAAAGGTCAAACTTCATGTTGTAACTACTGTTTTCAAAAGGAATAATTTTAGCTTTCTCTTTTTCTACTTTTGTAGTAAGCTTTTGCTTTAAAAAGATTTCATGCTTATAAATATTCTCTTTAGTATACTTACCAAGTAACTCTTTTTTTAGTAAAGGTTCATTTAAAATAAACTGTCTTGCTATTTGTGTTTGAGCAAGATGTTTTACTTGAAGTAATGTTCCTTTTTCTATATCATTTTTAGCAATATATATAGTTACTAACTCATTTACACTCTTTTTCTCTTCTACACTTTTTTTATAAAAATAAAAAGCTGCACCAAGGGCAGAAAGAAGTAAAGAAGCTAATATCAAAATCACTATCAATTGTCTATTTACTTGCATGTTATATCCTTTATATTCCAATTGTAAGTGTTCCACCCATAATAGGGAACACTATAAACGCGCCAAAAGCTGGTAAAACAAAAAGAAAAATAATAAGCATTAAATACATATTCAATGTGTTTACCTTTCCTTTTATTTTATAAAACTTCTCTTGTCTCATCTCATCTGATTGCATTGCAAAAATATTTTTTACACCAATACCTGTCTCTTCACTTAAAATTAAAAAATCAATAATCTTACTTAACTCTTTACTATCAACTCTATTTTTTAAATTTTCATAGGCAACCTTTGTTGAGTAGTTTGTCATCTCATACTCTAGAATTGATATCTCTCTTAATAGTTCTTTATCAATAATTCCATGGGCTCTTCTTGATACTTCAAAGAAGGCATTTTTTAAACTTCCCCCTGCTTCTAAGATAACATTTACTAAATCTAAAAATACTCCTAAATCTCTATCTATTTTTTCGATTCTCTCTGCTTTAGCAATATTTAAATACATCTTTCCACCAAAAACAATACATAAAGCCCCAACTACAACACTAATAATTCCATACATCATAGGTACAAAAAATGGTAAAACACCCATAATAATTACACCAATAAGAGTGAAAAGAAGTTTTGCTTCCATATACTCTTTTTGAGTAATTCCTGCTTGAATCAACTTCATATTTAAGTCATTGTCCAACTTCTTATTTTTGTGTTGAGCATCAATAATTGCTTTATTATCCAACTGAGAAAGAAGAATAATATTTTTTTGTTGCTGTCTTCTTTGAAGAATCAAAACAACTGCAATAATTAAAATTGCAAGTAACAATGGCGCTAATATTAGTACTAAAACTGTTTTATCCATTATTTAATCTTTGTTAATAAGCTATTTATAAATAGTCCAAGTGCAACCCATAAAATTATGAAGAACATTTGAACCTTACCAATATCACTTCCAAAGAAGTGTGCACTTAATGAGTTATTTAAAGCATTGTCCATCATCATATATGTAAAAACAATAAGCCCTATAATCATATAAGTTCCAACTCTAATCTCTTTTGTTGAAGAGGTTATCTCTTGTTTTATTTCTCCTTGGTCATGTAAAGTTTTTCGCAGTTTTTCTAAAGTATTAGAAAACTTACCACCTGATTTTCTACCAATAGAAATTGTTAGATAGAAAATTCTAAGCTCTTTTGATTCAACTAATTTAAACATCTTTTCAAAACACTTATCTTCACCAATTACAGACTTTTCATTAACATAAATATTAAATACTTTTTTTGTAAACTCCGATTTACAAGTGGCAATTGATTTTTTTAAAGCTTGTTCAAATCCAACCCCACTTTTCATCATACTTGTCACCTTGTCAATAATCTCTTTTAGGTTGAAGTTAAACTCTTCTTCTCTTACTTTTATTAGTTTCACTAAAACTAAATAAGGTAAAAACATAAAAATTAAAAATGTAAAAATAAAGATGATTTTAGAACCCACTACAAAATAGATGAAAAAACTAAGTAAAAAAGAGAAGGCTACTGATATTAATACAAAAGTATACTCTGCACCAGCTGTTGTAAAACCTGCATAGTACAGCTTTTTAGTCAGCCAGTTATCTTTTTTATTTTCATTTCTATTAGCTCTACTTTTATCAAGAATTTCACTATTTGTATTAACTAAAACATTTATGATTCTTTTTTGACTACTTAATCTCATGTAATATGAGTAAAGATAAGAAAAAAGTGTAATTAATAAAACAGGAATTACAATGATAAAAAATAGAACTAAATTATTCATATCTAATTATCCTTTACTAACTTTTGGAAGTGTGGCCACTTATGGAAAAGTTGAGGGTCTTTTTCTAAAAAGGCTGTAACAAACTCATCTTTCCAACCACACATAACAGAAGGTAAATCATTCTCTAAAGCTTCAATCAACATCTGTTTTGGCATCTCAAAATTAGGGTCAAAAACCCTTTTATCAATATCAACACCAAACATATTCATTTGGTCAACTGTTCTACTTGGAGTTGATAAAACTTCAAACTCACCCTTTGTCTTTTTTAAATCACTTGTATCTCTTTTGAATTTGAAAATATCATTTAAAGAGATTACTCCGTTATCTTCTATTCTTCTTTCAATCTCTGAAATTGCAATTAGTTTTCTTGTACCATCAGGGAATCTAACAAGCTGAATAATTACATCAACTGCTGATGCCATTTGAGTACGAATAAAGTTGATATTTGCACTAGGTCTAGCCTCTAAATACATATTCTCAATTCTTACTAATGCTTCTTTTGTATTATCTGCGTGAACTGTAGTCATAGAACCTGGATGTCCTGTATTCATGGCATTAAGCATAACTACAATTTCAGGTCCCCTACACTCCCCAACAATAATTCTTCTTGGAGATGACCGCAGAGCTGACCTTAATAAAAAGTCTAAGGTAATAGCACCTTTTCCTTCTTCATTTGCCATTCTTGCTTCATATTGTCTAATTGAGTGACAAGGCATTTGAGGTTGCATCTCTCTTGTATCTTCAATAACCATAAGCTGTTCATTTGCATCAACAAACCTTGTCATTGCATTTAAGAAAGTTGTTTTACCACTTGAAGTACCACCAGATACGATGATATTACACTTACCTTTTGCAGCTTTTACCAAAAAGTAAGCCATCTTATAATCCATTTGTCCACCATCAATTAGCATTTCAAGTAGTAAAGGAATATCATTAAATTTTCTAATCGTCACACAGCTTCCACCATTTGCTGCAATTGGTGGGATTTGTACCTCAACCCTTGAACCATCATTTAATTTACTTGAAATAATAGGATGGGCTTCATCAATTTTTCTATTGTTTTCTGCAAGCATTTTGTCAATGATTTTTCTAAGTTCTTCTTCACTTCTAAAAGTAAAAGGAGTTTCCATAGTTTTACCATTGTAAATGATGTCAATATAATCTTTTGTATTAACAATAACATCATTTAGTCCATCCCTTGCTATTGTAAAAATTGTAGAAATATGTCCATAGCCAATGATATTGTTTGTAATCATTTGTTTTATATCTTCTAAAATATCTCTTCTTAAACTTCTAGTTTCAGGGAAAGATAGAATAAACTCAGGTAAAACCTCATCAAGGTTATCTTTTGTAATTTTCTGTTCTGATTTTAGATTCATCATAAAAGAGTCATTTATTTTAACTGCAATATCATATAACTCTTTGTTTGTATAAATCTCCGGGAAAACTAACTCATCGTTTTTTATATTTCTTTTTATCTTATTAATTTTAGTTTTGGTAATATCAATAGTACTGATTTCTTCTTCAAGAGCCGGTTCTTCAAAGCTAACCCTCTCTTCTTGCTCATCAATTAAATCTTTTAAATTTTTCATTACTTACTCTTTTTAAAAAATGAGAATAAAGAGCTTTTTGTTTCAGATTTTTTCTCTTTTTTATAAAAGCCTTTATTCTCTAAAATAGAATCTAATTTTTTAACAAAGATAGAATTTTTTGCATGTTCAGAAGCTAACTTACAATAATTCCAACAGCTACCTAAATCTTCATAATCATTTGGTATTTTCATTTCATTAAATAGTTTTTTCTCATCATCATTCATATTTAAAATAGATGTAGCATCTGAAATTGAAATTGCATTTTTTGAATCAAATCTATTTATTACAAACGAAGTTTTATCTTTAAGTCCTGCTCTTTTTAATAAAGAGTAAAAAGTTTTTAGTTTTGAAGTGTGAGGTAAAGACATCTCAGTAATAACCCATAAGTCATTTACCACATCATAAAGTGTTGATTTTAAATTAGAAGCATCTGCTTCTCCTAAGTCAATAACAATAAAATTAAAATAGTCACTAGAACTAGAAATATACTCTAAAAGCTTCTCTATAAATACATCTCTTTCTATATACTCTTTATCAATATGTTTTTGAATTCCTGTTATACAATAGAAGTTTTCTTTTCTTTTTATAAGCCCATTTTCTAGATTACTTTCTATATTAAATTCACTAGAGTTTATTAAATCTACTATTGTTTTTTCAGGTAATGGATTTCCTTCTAAAAATAAGTTACTTATAGCTTTTGTATTTGATAAATCAATATATAAAATATTTTTTTCAGGAAGATTTGTTGATAATAAATCACAGGCATTCATTGATATTGTCGTTGAACCAATTCCACCAGTAATACCCGTAATACCAATAATTTTATTACCATATTTATTTTTAGTAAGTAACTCTTTTCTTGTATCTAAGATAATACTTTTTATATTTTCAGCTTTAAACTCATTTATAGAGATATAGTTTTCTATTCCAAGTTTACCACAGTACATAGAAATAGAGTGGTCATTTGGACCAATTACAATTATTAGTTCATTTAAGCCTTTTATTATTTGTTCATCTTGAACTATTTTATTTTGGTCTTCCACTAAATAAATTATTATATGTTTAGTATCTTTGCCTTTTAACTGGCTTGAATATAAAGCAATATCTTTTGTGCTGATTACTTCTGTATTAAATAGTGCTTTAAGTCCTGATTTTAAGTTGTCTGAAAAAGCTTTTAACTCTTCATCATAAACTACATATATATTAAAAGAAGCATCACTATCTAATAGTTTTTTTTCTAATTGTTTCTTTTCATGAAAATGTTTTTTGATTTTATTTAGTAGTCTTTTTAATATTTTTTTAGATTTGATTCTTCTATCAATTAAAATATATCCATAGATTAGTTTATCTTTTTTAATTTTTATTCTATAAGTCTTTCCAAAGTGCTCTGGTTTGTCTATTTTATCTCCATCTTTATTTAAAGAGTATTCATAGTCAAAAACATTATATTCATAATCAAATTTATAGAAAGATAAGTAGTCTAAATCTGATAAATCAACAAATAACTCCAATAACTCTAGTATCTGATTATTTAATGTCTTTTTTAATTCAGAAGCTTCCATTTTTTTTTGATATTCATTTAAATCCATAACTTATCCTCTTTAATAAACTAACTCAATCTCTGGAGTCTTTGCAGGAACTACTTCTGTAATAAGTTTTATACTTCTATTAGAAGGTGTTCCATTATCAACTATTTCATAATCTGTAACTCTTACTCTTACAATACCATTTGCTATAGCCCCAGAGTTTAAAGTAA
Coding sequences:
- the tgt gene encoding tRNA guanosine(34) transglycosylase Tgt, with amino-acid sequence MEFKIDATSHHKARACTIKTAHSEIKTPVFMPVGTQATVKALDANDLLSMGAKIILGNTYHLYLRPGSKLVKKFGGLHGFSKFPNSFLTDSGGFQAFSLSDNSKPDENGITFKSHIDGSKHYFTPQSVLDTQYDLGSDIMMILDDLVALPNTKERIQKSIERTTKWAGEAITYHKEQQAKGIGVNQNIFAIIQGGTDKEFRKMSAEQLCAMTDFDGFAIGGLSVGEPNQDMYDTVEWTTDFMPLDKPRYLMGVGTPEDLIENIERGVDMFDCVMPTRNARNGTLFASTGRVNIKKAMYKEDPSPIDEECDCYTCQNFTKAYLNHLFRANEITYFRLASMHNIRYYLNLMTQAREAILADNWVEFKKEFYAKRGK
- a CDS encoding type II and III secretion system protein → MSSLFKYVLSVILVSSILFANELTQKELFDKNLSISKGSFKVFEFEKRIQSIKVSNQEFLEVDFVNDYNKPLQVIKVFTKKLGNGNILVTFDDASSLHIDINITENLKSIIEVAKQISPNIIIKQTNGKIILQGKTQNQKTKDKILDLFKKAGISLKEDLVDLVELENPDKMIRVKLYAVEINNDKGLDLKNNWFVSSKNYMQVTTDDGKYYNEPLDAFGAGYKANSYKEVVDGDGNTVIVPDSWSSISSKDRSLANNQRNVLVNDAIDNLMKEAVSLTGGLTGAANYLGKYFNVGLTLNYLSTKGVAQVLDETTLLTLENKEASFLAGGTLNIKTQTTTAEGLPTTALKEIRYGLQLDINAQNIVDDQFINLNIITKSSNADFANTVDGIPNITEKSITTNVVVENKSTIVLGGLINRSNADDIEKIPLLGDIPILGFLFTSKSFKEGKSELVFFITPEIVDPKSNDQRSEFEKKTTFTKYVDDKLEKDMKDIEKEKGINSEENKEGETVQESSN
- a CDS encoding TadE/TadG family type IV pilus assembly protein, which produces MKNFEQNKKPAVVDQILLWIVLFIIFVGFLFFVIDYSNAMKVKDNSDALADYTARMVALGKTDAEVVEGLNNIKDDYIATISEADLNCVEDLASTNYQVIVNIYATLNNSFLPVANDNVHSRTVVFNEASEVEKECSITLSFN
- a CDS encoding type II secretion system F family protein, whose product is MDKTVLVLILAPLLLAILIIAVVLILQRRQQQKNIILLSQLDNKAIIDAQHKNKKLDNDLNMKLIQAGITQKEYMEAKLLFTLIGVIIMGVLPFFVPMMYGIISVVVGALCIVFGGKMYLNIAKAERIEKIDRDLGVFLDLVNVILEAGGSLKNAFFEVSRRAHGIIDKELLREISILEYEMTNYSTKVAYENLKNRVDSKELSKIIDFLILSEETGIGVKNIFAMQSDEMRQEKFYKIKGKVNTLNMYLMLIIFLFVLPAFGAFIVFPIMGGTLTIGI
- a CDS encoding type II secretion system F family protein; its protein translation is MNNLVLFFIIVIPVLLITLFSYLYSYYMRLSSQKRIINVLVNTNSEILDKSRANRNENKKDNWLTKKLYYAGFTTAGAEYTFVLISVAFSFLLSFFIYFVVGSKIIFIFTFLIFMFLPYLVLVKLIKVREEEFNFNLKEIIDKVTSMMKSGVGFEQALKKSIATCKSEFTKKVFNIYVNEKSVIGEDKCFEKMFKLVESKELRIFYLTISIGRKSGGKFSNTLEKLRKTLHDQGEIKQEITSSTKEIRVGTYMIIGLIVFTYMMMDNALNNSLSAHFFGSDIGKVQMFFIILWVALGLFINSLLTKIK
- a CDS encoding CpaF family protein, with the protein product MKNLKDLIDEQEERVSFEEPALEEEISTIDITKTKINKIKRNIKNDELVFPEIYTNKELYDIAVKINDSFMMNLKSEQKITKDNLDEVLPEFILSFPETRSLRRDILEDIKQMITNNIIGYGHISTIFTIARDGLNDVIVNTKDYIDIIYNGKTMETPFTFRSEEELRKIIDKMLAENNRKIDEAHPIISSKLNDGSRVEVQIPPIAANGGSCVTIRKFNDIPLLLEMLIDGGQMDYKMAYFLVKAAKGKCNIIVSGGTSSGKTTFLNAMTRFVDANEQLMVIEDTREMQPQMPCHSIRQYEARMANEEGKGAITLDFLLRSALRSSPRRIIVGECRGPEIVVMLNAMNTGHPGSMTTVHADNTKEALVRIENMYLEARPSANINFIRTQMASAVDVIIQLVRFPDGTRKLIAISEIERRIEDNGVISLNDIFKFKRDTSDLKKTKGEFEVLSTPSRTVDQMNMFGVDIDKRVFDPNFEMPKQMLIEALENDLPSVMCGWKDEFVTAFLEKDPQLFHKWPHFQKLVKDN